The following are from one region of the Vicia villosa cultivar HV-30 ecotype Madison, WI unplaced genomic scaffold, Vvil1.0 ctg.002295F_1_1, whole genome shotgun sequence genome:
- the LOC131638382 gene encoding pyruvate dehydrogenase E1 component subunit alpha, mitochondrial-like: MALSRFASSHFGSNFLKPASLLLSSQIRRSISSSNETLTIETSIPFTSHNCEAPSRSVETSASELMSFFNDMVLMRRMEIAADSLYKAKLIRGFCHLYDGQEAVAVGMEAAINSKDCVITAYRDHCTFLSRGGTLFEIFSELMGRSGGCSKGKGGSMHFYRKVGGFYGGHGIVGAQVPLGVGLAFGQKYCKDPNVTFSLYGDGAANQGQLFEALNIAALWDLPAILVCENNHYGMGTAEWRSAKSPAYYKRGDYAPGLKVDGMDVLAVKQACKFAKEHALKSGPIILEMDTYRYHGHSMSDPGSTYRTRDEISGVRQERDPIERVRKLVLAHDISTEKELKDIEKEARKQVDEAITKAKESDMPDPSDLFTNVYVKGLGVEAYGADRKELKATLP; this comes from the exons ATGGCTCTCTCACGTTTCGCTTCATCTCACTTCGGATCCAACTTCCTCAAACCCGCTTCACTCCTCTTATCCTCCCAAATCCGCCGTTCCATTTCCTCCTCCAACGAAACCCTAACTATCGAAACCTCCATCCCCTTCACCTCCCACAACTGCGAAGCGCCGTCGCGCTCCGTTGAAACCTCCGCATCAGAGCTCATGTCGTTCTTCAACGACATGGTCCTGATGCGGCGGATGGAGATCGCGGCAGATTCGCTCTACAAAGCGAAACTAATCCGCGGATTCTGTCATTTATATGACGGACAGGAGGCCGTTGCGGTGGGGATGGAGGCTGCGATTAATTCGAAGGACTGTGTGATTACTGCTTATAGAGATCATTGTACCTTTCTGAGCCGGGGTGGGACGTTGTTTGAGATTTTTTCAGAGCTTATGGGACGGAGCGGGGGGTGTTCGAAGGGGAAGGGGGGGTCGATGCATTTTTATAGGAAGGTTGGAGGGTTTTACGGTGGACATGGGATTGTTGGGGCTCAGGTTCCGCTTGGAGTTGGGTTGGCTTTTGGGCAGAAGTATTGTAAGGATCCAAATGTGACTTTTTCTTTGTATGGGGATGGGGCTGCTAATCAGGGGCAGTTGTTTGAGGCGCTTAATATTGCGGCTCTTTGGGATCTTCCTGCGATTTTGGTTTGTGAGAATAATCATT ATGGAATGGGAACTGCTGAGTGGAGATCTGCTAAGAGTCCTGCTTATTACAAGCGTGGGGATTATGCTCCTGGATTGAAG GTAGATGGCATGGATGTTCTTGCAGTAAAGCAAGCTTGCAAGTTTGCAAAAGAACATGCTTTGAAGAGTGGCCCCATT ATTCTTGAAATGGACACATACAGATACCATGGCCACTCCATGTCTGATCCTGGCAGTACCTACCGCACACGTGATGAAATTAGCGGTGTTAGACAG GAGCGTGATCCAATTGAGAGAGTTAGAAAGCTGGTATTGGCTCACGATATTTCTACTGAAAAGGAACTAAAG GACATTGAAAAGGAAGCCAGAAAACAAGTTGACGAAGCCATTACCAAAGCAAAG GAAAGTGACATGCCAGACCCATCTGATCTATTTACCAATGTATATGTTAAAGGCTTAGGAGTTGAG GCATATGGTGCTGACAGGAAAGAACTAAAAGCTACTTTGCCATAA
- the LOC131638381 gene encoding formin-like protein 4 encodes MTLNMILILCLHIFSIQICYCQNNSPQNIETFYQNGTTLVSSPPKAPPKEQLSSPPPRGLIAGSKSSSSNGEIAKAVAATAASTIVICGLIFIIVKRCLRKTKKNNIVSNVDRQQVDVPRGNVFEKIDGNVRGLIVDEDGLDVIYWRKLEEKNSNKDLYKDIIANSPKNKVEEDSHEEENQVKKSKYIQETPLLKGQSSSSHIFLEDDLYRVPRIQSQPSKNEGFVKKGVEKQEFQSQPSVLQSIVAPPPPPPPPMKAAPPPPPPPMKAAPPPPPPMSSSKAISKTDQRNSLGKGVEEANNDQVKLKPLHWDKVNTNAADHSMVWDKVDRGSFRVDQNLMEALFGYVATNRMSPHGKTNSTSPSNDVSTKKFLLDPRKSQNIAIVLKSLALSRDEVLDALIEGKGLNGDTIEKLSRVSPTEEEKSLILQYKEDPSRLAAAESFLYHILTAVPSAFNRLNAMLFKLNYDSEVAEIKDSLQTIEFGCKELRSQGLFLKLLEAVLKAGNRMNDGTSRGNAQAFNLNSLRKLNDVKSNDGKTTLLHFVIEEVVHSEGKRAVLNRNNSLTQNMSQKRSINMNGNIETNVVSDEKREREYTMLGLSIVGGISSEFSNVKKGANLDYKNLVESISTLSMRLIEIQELVSQCESGERGNFVKEMNHFIGNAEEELKLVREKETSVLQILGKTTQYYESGGSKEKQENNLQLFVIVKDFLGMVDQVCIEIARDLQKKSPKGMSGKSLS; translated from the exons ATGACTCTCAACATGATCCTTATTTTGTGTCTTCACATTTTTTCAATTCAAATCTGTTATTGCCAAAATAATTCTCCTCAAAACATAGAAACTTTCTACCAAAATGGAACAACTTTAGTATCATCACCACCAAAGGCACCACCAAAGGAACAACTTTCATCACCACCACCTCGAGGACTAATCGCGGGATCGAAAAGTAGTTCGTCGAACGGTGAGATAGCGAAAGCTGTGGCTGCAACTGCAGCAAGCACTATAGTTATTTGTGGTTTGATTTTCATTATAGTGAAAAGGTGTTtgagaaaaacaaagaaaaacaacattGTTTCTAATGTTGATAGGCAACAAGTTGATGTGCCTAGAGGgaatgtttttgaaaagattgaTGGAAATGTGAGAGGGTTGATTGTTGATGAGGATGGTTTGGATGTGATTTATTGGAGAAAACTTGAAGAGAAGAATTCTAACAAGGATCTTTATAAGGACATCATCGCGAATAGTCCGAAAAATAAAGTCGAAGAAGATAGTCATGAAGAAGAGAATCAAGTGAAGAAATCTAAGTACATTCAAGAAACTCCTCTTCTTAaaggacaatcttcatcttcacACATATTTCTAGAGGATGATCTATATAGAGTTCCAAGAATTCAATCTCAACCATCCAAAAATGAAGGATTTGTTAAAAAGGGTGTTGAAAAACAAGAATTTCAATCTCAACCATCCGTTTTGCAATCAATAGTtgcaccaccaccaccaccgcctCCTCCAATGAAGGCAGcaccgccacctcctcctcctccaatGAAGGCTGCGCCGCCGCCACCTCCTCCAATGTCATCATCGAAAGCTATCTCGAAGACAGATCAAAGAAACTCTTTAGGGAAAGGTGTGGAAGAAGCCAACAATGATCAAGTGAAGTTGAAGCCTTTGCATTGGGATAAAGTGAATACTAATGCGGCTGATCATTCCATGGTTTGGGACAAAGTCGATCGCGGCTCGTTCAG GGTTGATCAAAATCTTATGGAAGCTCTCTTCGGTTATGTCGCAACTAATCGAATGTCACCTCATGGAAAGACTAACTCAACAAGTCCAAGCAATGATGTCTCAACAAAAAAGTTCCTTCTTGATcctagaaaatcacaaaacattgCCATAGTTTTGAAATCACTAGCCCTCTCGCGAGACGAAGTTCTTGACGCGCTCATCGAAGGAAAAGGCCTAAATGGAGACACAATCGAAAAGCTTTCAAGAGTTTCACcaacagaagaagagaaatcacTTATCCTTCAATACAAAGAAGATCCATCAAGACTTGCTGCAGCAGAATCTTTCCTATATCACATCCTCACCGCCGTTCCTTCAGCGTTTAACCGCTTGAACGCGATGCTATTCAAGTTGAACTATGACTCGGAGGTCGCGGAGATCAAGGATTCTTTGCAGACTATTGAATTTGGATGTAAAGAGCTTAGAAGCCAAGGACTTTTCTTGAAGCTTCTAGAAGCGGTTCTTAAGGCCGGGAATCGAATGAACGATGGAACTTCTAGAGGTAATGCTCAAGCTTTTAACTTGAATTCACTAAGGAAACTCAATGATGTGAAAAGCAACGATGGAAAAACCACATTACTACACTTTGTTATCGAAGAAGTTGTTCATTCGGAAGGTAAACGCGCGGTTCTTAACCGAAATAACAGCCTAACACAAAACATGAGTCAAAAGAGAAGCATTAACATGAACGGAAACATCGAAACAAATGTTGTTTCGGATGAAAAAAGAGAAAGGGAATACACAATGTTAGGATTATCAATTGTGGGAGGAATAAGTTCTGAATTCAGCAATGTTAAAAAAGGAGCAAATTTGGATTATAAAAATTTGGTTGAATCAATTTCAACACTATCTATGAGACTAATTGAAATTCAAGAGCTTGTTTCACAATGTGAGAGTGGTGAAAGAGGAAATTTTGTGAAAGAAATGAATCATTTTATTGGAAATGCTGAGGAAGAACTGAAACTTGTTAGGGAGAAAGAAACAAGTGTGTTGCAGATTCTTGGTAAAACAACACAATATTATGAAAGTGGAGGTTCAAaagagaaacaagaaaacaatctTCAACTATTTGTTATAGTTAAAGATTTTTTGGGAATGGTTGATCAAGTTTGCATCGAAATCGCACGTGACTTGCAGAAGAAGAGTCCAAAAGGAATGTCGGGAAAATCATTAAGTTAA